A single region of the Mustela lutreola isolate mMusLut2 chromosome 2, mMusLut2.pri, whole genome shotgun sequence genome encodes:
- the ADAMTS10 gene encoding A disintegrin and metalloproteinase with thrombospondin motifs 10 isoform X6, with translation MKWCENTQAGGWHVEPGDAAQAVNRGGGAVGAAGSRGWRETCGHVASMAPAYQILRWALTLGLGLTFEVIHAFQSQDEFLSSLESYEIAFPTRVDHNGALLAFSPPTPRRQRRGTGPAPESRLYYKVAAPSTHFLLNLTRSPRLLAGHVSVEYWTREGLAWQRAARPHCLYAGHLQGQAGSSHVAISTCGGLHGLIVADEEEYLIEPLKGGPKGAQGPEDSGPHVVYKRSSLRHPHLDTACGVRDEKPWKGRPWWLRTLKPPPARPLGNETERGQPGLKRSVSRERYVETLVVADKMMVAYHGRRDVEQYVLAIMNIVAKLFQDSSLGNIVNILVTRLILLTEDQPTLEITHHAGKSLDSFCKWQKSIVNRSGHGNAIPENGVANHDTAVLITRYDICIYRNKPCGTLGLAPVGGMCERERSCSINEDIGLATAFTIAHEIGHTFGMNHDGVGNSCGARGQDPAKLMAAHITMKTNPFVWSSCSRDYITSFLDSGLGLCLNNRPPRQDFVYPTVAPGQAYDADEQCRFQHGVKSRQCKYGEVCSELWCLSKSNRCITNSIPAAEGTLCQTHTIDKGWCYKRVCVPFGSRPEGVDGAWGPWTPWGDCSRTCGGGVSSSSRHCDSPRPTIGGKYCLGERRRHRSCNTDACSQERPHGLKPETQPAPQLAPNSHGSSAPSLKTVPRAPRTSGRCNAPNLTASLSVENSTRGRHTEEACSLTCLAEGFNFYTERAAAVVDGTPCRPDTVDICVSGECKHVGCDRVLGSDLREDKCRVCGGDGSACETIEGVFSPALPAAGYEEVVWIPKGSVHIFIQDLNLSLSHLALKGDQESLLLEGLPGTPQPHRLPLAGTTFQLRQGPDQTQSLEALGPINASLIVMVLARTELAALRYRFNAPIARDALPPYSWHYAPWTKCSAQCAGARCRPWSAAISWTAQRWPPTIAVPTASSPRGSAPATRSLARQTGL, from the exons atgaaatggtgtGAAAACACTCAGGCCGGTGGCTGGCACGTA GAGCCCGGTGATGCTGCCCAGGCTGTGAACAGGGGAGGCGGTGCTGTGGGGGCTGCCGGCAGCCGGGGCTGGAGAGAGACATGTGGACACGTGGCCTCTATGGCTCCTGCCTACCAGATCCTCCGCTGGGCCCTTACCCTGGGGCTGGGCCTCACATTCGAAGTCATACACGCCTTCCAGTCTCAAG ATGAGTTCCTGTCCAGTCTGGAGAGCTATGAGATTGCGTTCCCCACGCGAGTGGACCACAATGGGGCCCTGCTGGCCTTCTCGCCCCCCACGCCCCGGAGGCAGCGTCGGGGCACAGGGCCAGCCCCAGAGTCCCGCCTCTACTACAAGGTGGCCGCACCCAGCACCCACTTCCTGCTGAACCTGACCCGCAGCCCCCGCCTTCTAGCAGGGCACGTCTCCGTGGAGTACTGGACACGGGAGGGCCTGGCCTGGCAGAGGGCTGCCCGGCCCCACTGCCTCTACGCCGGCCACCTGCAGGGTCAGGCTGGCAGCTCCCATGTGGCCATCAGCACCTGCGGGGGCCTG catgGCCTGATTGTGGCAGATGAAGAAGAATATTTGATCGAGCCCCTGAAAGGTGGGCCCAAaggggcccagggcccagaggACAGTGGCCCCCATGTGGTGTACAAGCGCTCCTCTCTGCGTCATCCCCACCTGGACACAGCCTGTGGAGTGAGAG ATGAGAAGCCATGGAAGGGGCGGCCGTGGTGGCTCCGTACCCTGAAGCCACCCCCCGCCAGGCCCCTGGGGAATGAGACAGAGCGTGGCCAGCCAGGCCTGAAGCGCTCCGTCAGCCGCGAGCGCTATGTGGAGACCCTGGTGGTGGCTGACAAGATGATGGTGGCCTACCACGGGCGCCGAGACGTGGAACAGTACGTGCTGGCCATCATGAACATT GTTGCCAAACTTTTCCAGGACTCAAGTCTGGGAAACATCGTTAATATCCTGGTGACACGCCTCATCCTGCTCACGGAGGACCAG CCAACCCTGGAGATCACCCACCATGCCGGGAAGTCCCTGGACAGCTTCTGCAAGTGGCAGAAATCCATCGTGAATCGCAGCGGCCATGGCAATGCCATTCCAGAGAACGGTGTGGCCAACCACGACACAGCAGTGCTCATCACGCG CTATGACATCTGCATCTATAGGAACAAGCCCTGTGGCACACTAG gcctggcccccgTGGGCGGCATGTGCGAGCGCGAGAGGAGCTGTAGCATCAACGAGGACATCGGTCTGGCCACTGCCTTCACCATCGCCCACGAGATCGGACACAC GTTTGGCATGAACCACGACGGTGTAGGGAACAGCTGTGGGGCCCGTGGCCAGGACCCGGCCAAGCTCATGGCCGCCCACATCACCATGAAGACCAACCCTTTTGTGTGGTCATCCTGCAGCCGCGACTACATCACCAGCTTTCTGGA CTCAGGCCTGGGGCTGTGCCTGAACAACCGGCCccccagacaggacttcgtgtACCCCACGGTGGCACCCGGCCAGGCCTACGACGCAGACGAACAGTGCCGCTTCCAACATGGAGTCAAATCGCGTCAGTGTAAATACGGG GAGGTCTGCAGCGAGCTGTGGTGTCTGAGCAAGAGCAACCGGTGCATCACCAACAGCATTCCTGCCGCCGAGGGCACGCTGTGCCAGACGCACACCATCGACAAGGGG TGGTGCTACAAGCGCGTGTGCGTCCCCTTCGGGTCGCGGCCGGAGGGCGTGGACGGGGCCTGGGGCCCGTGGACGCCGTGGGGCGACTGCAGCCGGACGTGCGGCGGCGGCGTGTCCTCCTCCAGCCGTCACTGCGACAGCCCCAG ACCAACAATCGGGGGCAAGTACTGCCTGGGTGAGAGACGGCGGCACCGCTCCTGCAACACCGAC GCCTGTTCTCAAGAAAGGCCTCATGGTCTGAAGCCAGAAACCCAGCCAGCACCCCAGCTCGCCCCAAACTCTCATGGGTCATCTGCTCCATCTCTGAA GACTGTCCCCCGGGCTCCCAGGACTTCCGGGAGATGCAATGCTCCGAATTTGACAGCATCCCTTTCCGTGGAAAATTCTACACGTGGAAGACATACCGAGGAG GCCTGCTCACTCACATGCCTGGCCGAAGGCTTCAACTTCTACACGGAGAGAGCGGCCGCCGTGGTGGACGGGACGCCCTGTCGCCCTGACACAGTGGACATTTGCGTCAGCGGCGAGTGCAAG cacGTGGGCTGCGACCGGGTCCTGGGCTCCGACCTGAGGGAGGACAAGTGTCGGGTTTGCGGTGGTGACGGCAGCGCCTGTGAAACCATTGAGGGGGTCTTCAGCCCAGCCTTGCCCGCAGCTG GATATGAGGAAGTCGTCTGGATTCCCAAAGGCTCCGTCCACATCTTCATCCAGGACCTGAACCTCTCCCTCAGTCACCTGG CCCTGAAGGGGGACCAGGAATCCCTGCTGCTGGAGGGGCTGCCTGGAaccccccagccccaccgcctGCCCCTGGCTGGGACCACCTTTCAGCTGCGGCAGGGGCCAGATCAGACGCAGAGCCTAGAAGCCCTGGGACCCATAAACGCATCTCTCATCGTCATG gtaCTGGCCCGGACAGAGCTGGCTGCCCTCCGCTACCGCTTCAACGCGCCCATTGCCCGAGACGCGCTGCCTCCCTACTCCTGGCACTATGCGCCCTGGACCAAGTGCTCAGCCCAGTGTGCCGGCG CCAGGTGCAGGCCGTGGAGTGCCGCAATCAGCTGGACAGCTCAGCGGTGGCCCCCCACCATTGCAGTGCCCACAGCAAGCTCCCCAAGAGGCAGCGCGCCTGCAACACGGAGCCTTGCCCGCCAGA cTGGGTTGTAG
- the ADAMTS10 gene encoding A disintegrin and metalloproteinase with thrombospondin motifs 10 isoform X4 has product MAPAYQILRWALTLGLGLTFEVIHAFQSQDEFLSSLESYEIAFPTRVDHNGALLAFSPPTPRRQRRGTGPAPESRLYYKVAAPSTHFLLNLTRSPRLLAGHVSVEYWTREGLAWQRAARPHCLYAGHLQGQAGSSHVAISTCGGLHGLIVADEEEYLIEPLKGGPKGAQGPEDSGPHVVYKRSSLRHPHLDTACGVRDEKPWKGRPWWLRTLKPPPARPLGNETERGQPGLKRSVSRERYVETLVVADKMMVAYHGRRDVEQYVLAIMNIVAKLFQDSSLGNIVNILVTRLILLTEDQPTLEITHHAGKSLDSFCKWQKSIVNRSGHGNAIPENGVANHDTAVLITRYDICIYRNKPCGTLGLAPVGGMCERERSCSINEDIGLATAFTIAHEIGHTFGMNHDGVGNSCGARGQDPAKLMAAHITMKTNPFVWSSCSRDYITSFLDSGLGLCLNNRPPRQDFVYPTVAPGQAYDADEQCRFQHGVKSRQCKYGEVCSELWCLSKSNRCITNSIPAAEGTLCQTHTIDKGWCYKRVCVPFGSRPEGVDGAWGPWTPWGDCSRTCGGGVSSSSRHCDSPRPTIGGKYCLGERRRHRSCNTDACSQERPHGLKPETQPAPQLAPNSHGSSAPSLKTVPRAPRTSGRCNAPNLTASLSVENSTRGRHTEEACSLTCLAEGFNFYTERAAAVVDGTPCRPDTVDICVSGECKHVGCDRVLGSDLREDKCRVCGGDGSACETIEGVFSPALPAAGYEEVVWIPKGSVHIFIQDLNLSLSHLALKGDQESLLLEGLPGTPQPHRLPLAGTTFQLRQGPDQTQSLEALGPINASLIVMVLARTELAALRYRFNAPIARDALPPYSWHYAPWTKCSAQCAGGSQVQAVECRNQLDSSAVAPHHCSAHSKLPKRQRACNTEPCPPDWVVGNWSRCSRSCDGGVRSRSVVCQRRVSAAEEKALDDSACPQPRPPVLEACQGPACPPEWAALDWSECTPSCGPGLRHRVVLCKSSDHRATLPPAHCPPAAKPPATMRCNLRRCPPARWVTGEWSECSAQCGIGQQQRAVRCSSHTGQPSRECAETLRPPSTQQCEAKCESAPPGDGPEECKDVNKVAYCPLVLKFQFCSRAYFRQMCCKTCHGR; this is encoded by the exons ATGGCTCCTGCCTACCAGATCCTCCGCTGGGCCCTTACCCTGGGGCTGGGCCTCACATTCGAAGTCATACACGCCTTCCAGTCTCAAG ATGAGTTCCTGTCCAGTCTGGAGAGCTATGAGATTGCGTTCCCCACGCGAGTGGACCACAATGGGGCCCTGCTGGCCTTCTCGCCCCCCACGCCCCGGAGGCAGCGTCGGGGCACAGGGCCAGCCCCAGAGTCCCGCCTCTACTACAAGGTGGCCGCACCCAGCACCCACTTCCTGCTGAACCTGACCCGCAGCCCCCGCCTTCTAGCAGGGCACGTCTCCGTGGAGTACTGGACACGGGAGGGCCTGGCCTGGCAGAGGGCTGCCCGGCCCCACTGCCTCTACGCCGGCCACCTGCAGGGTCAGGCTGGCAGCTCCCATGTGGCCATCAGCACCTGCGGGGGCCTG catgGCCTGATTGTGGCAGATGAAGAAGAATATTTGATCGAGCCCCTGAAAGGTGGGCCCAAaggggcccagggcccagaggACAGTGGCCCCCATGTGGTGTACAAGCGCTCCTCTCTGCGTCATCCCCACCTGGACACAGCCTGTGGAGTGAGAG ATGAGAAGCCATGGAAGGGGCGGCCGTGGTGGCTCCGTACCCTGAAGCCACCCCCCGCCAGGCCCCTGGGGAATGAGACAGAGCGTGGCCAGCCAGGCCTGAAGCGCTCCGTCAGCCGCGAGCGCTATGTGGAGACCCTGGTGGTGGCTGACAAGATGATGGTGGCCTACCACGGGCGCCGAGACGTGGAACAGTACGTGCTGGCCATCATGAACATT GTTGCCAAACTTTTCCAGGACTCAAGTCTGGGAAACATCGTTAATATCCTGGTGACACGCCTCATCCTGCTCACGGAGGACCAG CCAACCCTGGAGATCACCCACCATGCCGGGAAGTCCCTGGACAGCTTCTGCAAGTGGCAGAAATCCATCGTGAATCGCAGCGGCCATGGCAATGCCATTCCAGAGAACGGTGTGGCCAACCACGACACAGCAGTGCTCATCACGCG CTATGACATCTGCATCTATAGGAACAAGCCCTGTGGCACACTAG gcctggcccccgTGGGCGGCATGTGCGAGCGCGAGAGGAGCTGTAGCATCAACGAGGACATCGGTCTGGCCACTGCCTTCACCATCGCCCACGAGATCGGACACAC GTTTGGCATGAACCACGACGGTGTAGGGAACAGCTGTGGGGCCCGTGGCCAGGACCCGGCCAAGCTCATGGCCGCCCACATCACCATGAAGACCAACCCTTTTGTGTGGTCATCCTGCAGCCGCGACTACATCACCAGCTTTCTGGA CTCAGGCCTGGGGCTGTGCCTGAACAACCGGCCccccagacaggacttcgtgtACCCCACGGTGGCACCCGGCCAGGCCTACGACGCAGACGAACAGTGCCGCTTCCAACATGGAGTCAAATCGCGTCAGTGTAAATACGGG GAGGTCTGCAGCGAGCTGTGGTGTCTGAGCAAGAGCAACCGGTGCATCACCAACAGCATTCCTGCCGCCGAGGGCACGCTGTGCCAGACGCACACCATCGACAAGGGG TGGTGCTACAAGCGCGTGTGCGTCCCCTTCGGGTCGCGGCCGGAGGGCGTGGACGGGGCCTGGGGCCCGTGGACGCCGTGGGGCGACTGCAGCCGGACGTGCGGCGGCGGCGTGTCCTCCTCCAGCCGTCACTGCGACAGCCCCAG ACCAACAATCGGGGGCAAGTACTGCCTGGGTGAGAGACGGCGGCACCGCTCCTGCAACACCGAC GCCTGTTCTCAAGAAAGGCCTCATGGTCTGAAGCCAGAAACCCAGCCAGCACCCCAGCTCGCCCCAAACTCTCATGGGTCATCTGCTCCATCTCTGAA GACTGTCCCCCGGGCTCCCAGGACTTCCGGGAGATGCAATGCTCCGAATTTGACAGCATCCCTTTCCGTGGAAAATTCTACACGTGGAAGACATACCGAGGAG GCCTGCTCACTCACATGCCTGGCCGAAGGCTTCAACTTCTACACGGAGAGAGCGGCCGCCGTGGTGGACGGGACGCCCTGTCGCCCTGACACAGTGGACATTTGCGTCAGCGGCGAGTGCAAG cacGTGGGCTGCGACCGGGTCCTGGGCTCCGACCTGAGGGAGGACAAGTGTCGGGTTTGCGGTGGTGACGGCAGCGCCTGTGAAACCATTGAGGGGGTCTTCAGCCCAGCCTTGCCCGCAGCTG GATATGAGGAAGTCGTCTGGATTCCCAAAGGCTCCGTCCACATCTTCATCCAGGACCTGAACCTCTCCCTCAGTCACCTGG CCCTGAAGGGGGACCAGGAATCCCTGCTGCTGGAGGGGCTGCCTGGAaccccccagccccaccgcctGCCCCTGGCTGGGACCACCTTTCAGCTGCGGCAGGGGCCAGATCAGACGCAGAGCCTAGAAGCCCTGGGACCCATAAACGCATCTCTCATCGTCATG gtaCTGGCCCGGACAGAGCTGGCTGCCCTCCGCTACCGCTTCAACGCGCCCATTGCCCGAGACGCGCTGCCTCCCTACTCCTGGCACTATGCGCCCTGGACCAAGTGCTCAGCCCAGTGTGCCGGCG GCAGCCAGGTGCAGGCCGTGGAGTGCCGCAATCAGCTGGACAGCTCAGCGGTGGCCCCCCACCATTGCAGTGCCCACAGCAAGCTCCCCAAGAGGCAGCGCGCCTGCAACACGGAGCCTTGCCCGCCAGA cTGGGTTGTAGGGAACTGGTCCCGCTGCAGCCGCAGCTGCGATGGGGGGGTGCGCAGCCGCTCCGTGGTGTGCCAGCGCCGGGTGTCAGCCGCTGAGGAGAAGGCGCTGGATGACAGCGCGTGCCCGCAGCCGCGCCCACCGGTTCTGGAGGCCTGCCAAGGCCCCGCTTGCCCGCCGGAGTGGGCTGCCCTGGACTGGTCAGAG TGCACCCCCAGCTGCGGGCCAGGCCTGCGCCACCGCGTCGTCCTGTGCAAGAGCTCCGACCACCGCGCCACGCTGCCCCCTGCGCACTGCCCGCCCGCAGCCAAGCCGCCAGCCACCATGCGCTGCAACTTGCGCCGCTGTCCCCCGGCCCGCTGGGTGACAGGCGAGTGGAGCGAG TGCTCCGCACAGTGTGGGATCGGGCAGCAACAGCGCGCGGTGCGCTGCTCCAGCCACACCGGCCAGCCGTCGCGCGAGTGCGCAGAGACTCTGCGGCCCCCGTCCACACAGCAGTGCGAAGCCAAGTGCGAGAGCGCGCCCCCCGGGGACGGCCCCGAAG AGTGCAAAGACGTGAACAAGGTCGCCTACTGCCCCCTGGTGCTCAAATTTCAGTTCTGCAGCAGAGCCTACTTCCGCCAGATGTGCTGCAAAACCTGCCACGGCCGCTAG
- the ADAMTS10 gene encoding A disintegrin and metalloproteinase with thrombospondin motifs 10 isoform X3: MKWCENTQAGGWHVEPGDAAQAVNRGGGAVGAAGSRGWRETCGHVASMAPAYQILRWALTLGLGLTFEVIHAFQSQDEFLSSLESYEIAFPTRVDHNGALLAFSPPTPRRQRRGTGPAPESRLYYKVAAPSTHFLLNLTRSPRLLAGHVSVEYWTREGLAWQRAARPHCLYAGHLQGQAGSSHVAISTCGGLHGLIVADEEEYLIEPLKGGPKGAQGPEDSGPHVVYKRSSLRHPHLDTACGVRDEKPWKGRPWWLRTLKPPPARPLGNETERGQPGLKRSVSRERYVETLVVADKMMVAYHGRRDVEQYVLAIMNIDSSLGNIVNILVTRLILLTEDQPTLEITHHAGKSLDSFCKWQKSIVNRSGHGNAIPENGVANHDTAVLITRYDICIYRNKPCGTLGLAPVGGMCERERSCSINEDIGLATAFTIAHEIGHTFGMNHDGVGNSCGARGQDPAKLMAAHITMKTNPFVWSSCSRDYITSFLDSGLGLCLNNRPPRQDFVYPTVAPGQAYDADEQCRFQHGVKSRQCKYGEVCSELWCLSKSNRCITNSIPAAEGTLCQTHTIDKGWCYKRVCVPFGSRPEGVDGAWGPWTPWGDCSRTCGGGVSSSSRHCDSPRPTIGGKYCLGERRRHRSCNTDACSQERPHGLKPETQPAPQLAPNSHGSSAPSLKTVPRAPRTSGRCNAPNLTASLSVENSTRGRHTEEACSLTCLAEGFNFYTERAAAVVDGTPCRPDTVDICVSGECKHVGCDRVLGSDLREDKCRVCGGDGSACETIEGVFSPALPAAGYEEVVWIPKGSVHIFIQDLNLSLSHLALKGDQESLLLEGLPGTPQPHRLPLAGTTFQLRQGPDQTQSLEALGPINASLIVMVLARTELAALRYRFNAPIARDALPPYSWHYAPWTKCSAQCAGGSQVQAVECRNQLDSSAVAPHHCSAHSKLPKRQRACNTEPCPPDWVVGNWSRCSRSCDGGVRSRSVVCQRRVSAAEEKALDDSACPQPRPPVLEACQGPACPPEWAALDWSECTPSCGPGLRHRVVLCKSSDHRATLPPAHCPPAAKPPATMRCNLRRCPPARWVTGEWSECSAQCGIGQQQRAVRCSSHTGQPSRECAETLRPPSTQQCEAKCESAPPGDGPEECKDVNKVAYCPLVLKFQFCSRAYFRQMCCKTCHGR, encoded by the exons atgaaatggtgtGAAAACACTCAGGCCGGTGGCTGGCACGTA GAGCCCGGTGATGCTGCCCAGGCTGTGAACAGGGGAGGCGGTGCTGTGGGGGCTGCCGGCAGCCGGGGCTGGAGAGAGACATGTGGACACGTGGCCTCTATGGCTCCTGCCTACCAGATCCTCCGCTGGGCCCTTACCCTGGGGCTGGGCCTCACATTCGAAGTCATACACGCCTTCCAGTCTCAAG ATGAGTTCCTGTCCAGTCTGGAGAGCTATGAGATTGCGTTCCCCACGCGAGTGGACCACAATGGGGCCCTGCTGGCCTTCTCGCCCCCCACGCCCCGGAGGCAGCGTCGGGGCACAGGGCCAGCCCCAGAGTCCCGCCTCTACTACAAGGTGGCCGCACCCAGCACCCACTTCCTGCTGAACCTGACCCGCAGCCCCCGCCTTCTAGCAGGGCACGTCTCCGTGGAGTACTGGACACGGGAGGGCCTGGCCTGGCAGAGGGCTGCCCGGCCCCACTGCCTCTACGCCGGCCACCTGCAGGGTCAGGCTGGCAGCTCCCATGTGGCCATCAGCACCTGCGGGGGCCTG catgGCCTGATTGTGGCAGATGAAGAAGAATATTTGATCGAGCCCCTGAAAGGTGGGCCCAAaggggcccagggcccagaggACAGTGGCCCCCATGTGGTGTACAAGCGCTCCTCTCTGCGTCATCCCCACCTGGACACAGCCTGTGGAGTGAGAG ATGAGAAGCCATGGAAGGGGCGGCCGTGGTGGCTCCGTACCCTGAAGCCACCCCCCGCCAGGCCCCTGGGGAATGAGACAGAGCGTGGCCAGCCAGGCCTGAAGCGCTCCGTCAGCCGCGAGCGCTATGTGGAGACCCTGGTGGTGGCTGACAAGATGATGGTGGCCTACCACGGGCGCCGAGACGTGGAACAGTACGTGCTGGCCATCATGAACATT GACTCAAGTCTGGGAAACATCGTTAATATCCTGGTGACACGCCTCATCCTGCTCACGGAGGACCAG CCAACCCTGGAGATCACCCACCATGCCGGGAAGTCCCTGGACAGCTTCTGCAAGTGGCAGAAATCCATCGTGAATCGCAGCGGCCATGGCAATGCCATTCCAGAGAACGGTGTGGCCAACCACGACACAGCAGTGCTCATCACGCG CTATGACATCTGCATCTATAGGAACAAGCCCTGTGGCACACTAG gcctggcccccgTGGGCGGCATGTGCGAGCGCGAGAGGAGCTGTAGCATCAACGAGGACATCGGTCTGGCCACTGCCTTCACCATCGCCCACGAGATCGGACACAC GTTTGGCATGAACCACGACGGTGTAGGGAACAGCTGTGGGGCCCGTGGCCAGGACCCGGCCAAGCTCATGGCCGCCCACATCACCATGAAGACCAACCCTTTTGTGTGGTCATCCTGCAGCCGCGACTACATCACCAGCTTTCTGGA CTCAGGCCTGGGGCTGTGCCTGAACAACCGGCCccccagacaggacttcgtgtACCCCACGGTGGCACCCGGCCAGGCCTACGACGCAGACGAACAGTGCCGCTTCCAACATGGAGTCAAATCGCGTCAGTGTAAATACGGG GAGGTCTGCAGCGAGCTGTGGTGTCTGAGCAAGAGCAACCGGTGCATCACCAACAGCATTCCTGCCGCCGAGGGCACGCTGTGCCAGACGCACACCATCGACAAGGGG TGGTGCTACAAGCGCGTGTGCGTCCCCTTCGGGTCGCGGCCGGAGGGCGTGGACGGGGCCTGGGGCCCGTGGACGCCGTGGGGCGACTGCAGCCGGACGTGCGGCGGCGGCGTGTCCTCCTCCAGCCGTCACTGCGACAGCCCCAG ACCAACAATCGGGGGCAAGTACTGCCTGGGTGAGAGACGGCGGCACCGCTCCTGCAACACCGAC GCCTGTTCTCAAGAAAGGCCTCATGGTCTGAAGCCAGAAACCCAGCCAGCACCCCAGCTCGCCCCAAACTCTCATGGGTCATCTGCTCCATCTCTGAA GACTGTCCCCCGGGCTCCCAGGACTTCCGGGAGATGCAATGCTCCGAATTTGACAGCATCCCTTTCCGTGGAAAATTCTACACGTGGAAGACATACCGAGGAG GCCTGCTCACTCACATGCCTGGCCGAAGGCTTCAACTTCTACACGGAGAGAGCGGCCGCCGTGGTGGACGGGACGCCCTGTCGCCCTGACACAGTGGACATTTGCGTCAGCGGCGAGTGCAAG cacGTGGGCTGCGACCGGGTCCTGGGCTCCGACCTGAGGGAGGACAAGTGTCGGGTTTGCGGTGGTGACGGCAGCGCCTGTGAAACCATTGAGGGGGTCTTCAGCCCAGCCTTGCCCGCAGCTG GATATGAGGAAGTCGTCTGGATTCCCAAAGGCTCCGTCCACATCTTCATCCAGGACCTGAACCTCTCCCTCAGTCACCTGG CCCTGAAGGGGGACCAGGAATCCCTGCTGCTGGAGGGGCTGCCTGGAaccccccagccccaccgcctGCCCCTGGCTGGGACCACCTTTCAGCTGCGGCAGGGGCCAGATCAGACGCAGAGCCTAGAAGCCCTGGGACCCATAAACGCATCTCTCATCGTCATG gtaCTGGCCCGGACAGAGCTGGCTGCCCTCCGCTACCGCTTCAACGCGCCCATTGCCCGAGACGCGCTGCCTCCCTACTCCTGGCACTATGCGCCCTGGACCAAGTGCTCAGCCCAGTGTGCCGGCG GCAGCCAGGTGCAGGCCGTGGAGTGCCGCAATCAGCTGGACAGCTCAGCGGTGGCCCCCCACCATTGCAGTGCCCACAGCAAGCTCCCCAAGAGGCAGCGCGCCTGCAACACGGAGCCTTGCCCGCCAGA cTGGGTTGTAGGGAACTGGTCCCGCTGCAGCCGCAGCTGCGATGGGGGGGTGCGCAGCCGCTCCGTGGTGTGCCAGCGCCGGGTGTCAGCCGCTGAGGAGAAGGCGCTGGATGACAGCGCGTGCCCGCAGCCGCGCCCACCGGTTCTGGAGGCCTGCCAAGGCCCCGCTTGCCCGCCGGAGTGGGCTGCCCTGGACTGGTCAGAG TGCACCCCCAGCTGCGGGCCAGGCCTGCGCCACCGCGTCGTCCTGTGCAAGAGCTCCGACCACCGCGCCACGCTGCCCCCTGCGCACTGCCCGCCCGCAGCCAAGCCGCCAGCCACCATGCGCTGCAACTTGCGCCGCTGTCCCCCGGCCCGCTGGGTGACAGGCGAGTGGAGCGAG TGCTCCGCACAGTGTGGGATCGGGCAGCAACAGCGCGCGGTGCGCTGCTCCAGCCACACCGGCCAGCCGTCGCGCGAGTGCGCAGAGACTCTGCGGCCCCCGTCCACACAGCAGTGCGAAGCCAAGTGCGAGAGCGCGCCCCCCGGGGACGGCCCCGAAG AGTGCAAAGACGTGAACAAGGTCGCCTACTGCCCCCTGGTGCTCAAATTTCAGTTCTGCAGCAGAGCCTACTTCCGCCAGATGTGCTGCAAAACCTGCCACGGCCGCTAG